AAATCATCACCCCCGTGGTCCGATGTTGGTGTTTCGGGAATATAATTGTCGTAATTGTTGTTCAAGATCATCCCGTTCAGATCATCATCAGCCCCGTCCAAGGACGACAGCGGgttcatcgtcatcatcatcatcacgtTCATGTCTTgttgaagatgaggaagaggacCTGGTTCGTCCGCTCCTCCTGAAACGCCTGCAGGAGTGACGACAGCTTTACTCCCGAAAGACGACAAGCCCTGATCACCAAACCGACTTGTTCCCAGCTGACGATCtcgaggatgatgatgatgatcatggTCACGTGAGCCCAAGTTCACCAGATTATTATTGCCGTGCATGCGACTGTTTGCTAGTGGGGTACTACAGTTGATGATTCCAAGTGATGAGCTGGGGTTGCTGCTCATGGTCACCCCCATCTGTGCTGCCTTTTGCAGCAGCGCAGTTGCTGACATGTGaggtgaggaagaagatgaagaacaaGTACTCAGATTATTATCCAAGTTAGGGTTTTGTAGAACCTGCACCGACGGGTCCAACAAAGACGACGGTGACGACAAGGTCCCATGTGAGCTATAAGGCGATGGTATCCACGAGGGACCAGTGATTTCTTGTCTGGGGTTGAAAATGTGAACCTGCTGATGTTGCTGATGTTCTTGCTCTCttttgatggagagagagttGATGTTCTCGAGATTGAGGTGGGAAGCAGCGAGTGAAGTGGTGGTCGGAGGTCGtgaagaggagatcaagaagCTGGGCGGGTTTGGAGGAGTGGCTTTTCCGCACTCTTCTGCTAAGGCATCGCAAAAGGCTCTGTGAGTGACGAAGCTGTCCCTCCtgccaaaaa
This genomic interval from Rhodamnia argentea isolate NSW1041297 chromosome 4, ASM2092103v1, whole genome shotgun sequence contains the following:
- the LOC115741132 gene encoding protein indeterminate-domain 7-like isoform X2, with product MEMKGLLVVNDNSMSSLTSTASGEICASSGSGSEIHGNSNNLYSHHSFASTNHQPPPPPKKKRSLPGNPDPDAEVIALSPRTLTATNRFTCEICNKGFQRDQNLQLHRRGHNLPWKLKQRAKQEPIRKKAYVCPEPTCAHHDPSRALGDLTGIKKHFYRKHGEKKWKCDKCSKRYAVQSDWKAHSKVCGTREYRCDCGTLFSRRDSFVTHRAFCDALAEECGKATPPNPPSFLISSSRPPTTTSLAASHLNLENINSLSIKREQEHQQHQQVHIFNPRQEITGPSWIPSPYSSHGTLSSPSSLLDPSVQVLQNPNLDNNLSTCSSSSSSPHMSATALLQKAAQMGVTMSSNPSSSLGIINCSTPLANSRMHGNNNLVNLGSRDHDHHHHPRDRQLGTSRFGDQGLSSFGSKAVVTPAGVSGGADEPGPLPHLQQDMNVMMMMTMNPLSSLDGADDDLNGMILNNNYDNYIPETPTSDHGGDDFKDAAATSESAKRFRLEGNNDNMATRDFLGLRAFSPKDFLNHKVDGFDSMGWRGGTKDDGLLQSESKNQAL